Proteins encoded together in one Camelina sativa cultivar DH55 chromosome 9, Cs, whole genome shotgun sequence window:
- the LOC104716070 gene encoding pentatricopeptide repeat-containing protein At1g62670, mitochondrial-like yields MQRSISSTAKRYVRRNYQQGKGNLAPSSFNLFWGRRDFAGGSGDYREKLRNGLSDLKLDDAVGLFGDMVKSRPRPSIIEFNKLLSTIAKMKKFDVVISLGEKMQKLGISHSLYTYNIFINCFCRQSKLSLALAILGKMMKLGYEPDVVTLSSLVNGLCHSKRISDASEAKQMFEFMVTKDCLPDVVTYSTLIKGFCKCKRVKDGMQLFHEMSQMGLVGNTITYNTLIQGFFQAGDCHYAQMVFKQMVSDRVPASLMTYNILLDGLCNNGKLQTALVIFKDMQKSEMELNIITYTTMIDGMCKAGMEKQEADALFRKMKEDGILPNSGTYNTLIRAHLRDGDETASAELIKEMKSCGFVGDASTFGLVTNMLHDGRLDKNFLDMLS; encoded by the exons ATGCAGAGATCGATTTCATCGACGGCGAAGAGATATGTTCGCCGGAATTATCAGCAGGGTAAAGGTAATCTTGCTCCTTCTTCCTTTAATCTTTTCTGGGGACGAAGAGATTTTGCTGGTGGGAGTGGTGATTACAGAGAGAAATTGAGAAATGGGCTGAGTGATTTAAAGCTAGATGATGCAGTTGGGTTGTTCGGTGACATGGTCAAGTCTCGTCCACGCCCTTCAATCATTGAATTCAATAAACTGTTGAGTACAATTGCTAAGATGAAAAAGTTCGATGTTGTCATCTCCTTGGGGGAGAAGATGCAAAAGCTGGGGATTTCACACAGTCTCTATacatacaatatttttattaactgtTTTTGCCGCCAGTCTAAGCTCTCTCTTGCTTTAGCTATTCTGGGAAAGATGATGAAACTCGGCTATGAGCCCGATGTTGTCACGCTTTCTTCTCTTGTCAATGGTCTCTGTCACAGTAAGAGGATTTCAGATGCC AGTGAGGCCAAGCAGATGTTTGAGTTCATGGTTACCAAGGATTGTCTACCAGACGTAGTGACATACAGCACTCTTATAAAGGGATTTTGCAAGTGCAAAAGGGTAAAGGATGGTATGCAACTCTTCCACGAGATGTCTCAAATGGGATTGGTTGGCAACACAATCACTTACAACACACTTATCCAAGGGTTTTTTCAAGCTGGCGACTGTCATTATGCCCAAATGGTATTCAAACAGATGGTTTCTGATCGTGTGCCTGCCAGTCTTATGACGTACAACATTTTATTAGATGGGCTTTGTAATAATGGGAAGCTACAGACAGCATTGGTCATATTCAAGGACATGCAAAAGAGTGAAATGGAACTTAATATCATTACATATACTACTATGATTGATGGGATGTGCAAGGCTGGTATG GAAAAGCAAGAAGCAGATGCCTTGttcagaaaaatgaaagaagatgggATTCTTCCAAATAGTGGTACCTATAATACGCTGATCAGGGCACATCTAAGAGATGGTGACGAAACCGCATCAGCAGAACTCATCAAAGAAATGAAGAGTTGCGGGTTTGTTGGAGATGCTTCGACCTTTGGGTTGGTGACTAATATGTTACATGATGGAAGATTGGACAAAAACTTCCTCGATATGCTTTCTTAA